The following coding sequences lie in one Arachis hypogaea cultivar Tifrunner chromosome 9, arahy.Tifrunner.gnm2.J5K5, whole genome shotgun sequence genomic window:
- the LOC112711214 gene encoding pre-mRNA-splicing factor SLU7-A isoform X1 produces the protein MATASAAFKSREDHRKQLELEEARKAGLAPAEVDEDGKEINPHIPQYMSSAPWYLNAEKPSLKHQRKWKSDPNYTKSWYDRGAKIFQADKYRKGACENCGAMTHNVKSCMERPRKIGAKWTNMHIAPDEKIETFELDYDGKRDRWNGFDPATYARVIEKYEQRDEARRKYLKEQQLRKLEEKNNKQKGENEVSDDDEDEDTLKDDEAKVDESKQMDFAKVEKRVRTTGGGSTGTVRNLRIREDIAKYLLNLDVNSAYYDPKTRSMREDPLPDADPNEKFYGGDNQYRISGQALEFKQLNVHAWEAFEKGQDIHLQAAPSQAELLFKDFKIIKEKLKSQTKAAIMEKYGNAATQEELPKELLLGQTERQVEYDRAGRVIKGLETSLPKSKYEEDVYINNHTSVWGSWWKDHQWGYKCCKQTIRNSYCTGAAGIEAAETAADLMKANIEHKAASEDTPTQAEEKKLAAWGTDVPADLVLDQKKLADALKKEDERKREEKDERKRKYNVRWNDEVTPEEMEAYRMKRVHHDDPMKDFLH, from the exons ATGGCAACTGCATCAG CGGCTTTCAAATCTAGAGAGGACCACAGGAAACAACTCGAATTGGAGGAGGCGCGTAAAGCAGGGCTTGCTCCAGCTGAGGTTGATGAAGATGGGAAAGAGATTAACCCTCATATACCCCAGTATATGTCTTCTGCTCCATGGTATTTGAATGCGGAGAAACCT AGTCTAAAACATCAAAGGAAATGGAAATCAGATCCAAATTATACAAAATCTTGGTATGATCGAGGTGCAAAAATATTTCAGGCTGACAAGTATAGGAAGGGAGCTTGTGAAAA CTGTGGAGCAATGACTCATAATGTGAAATCATGCATGGAGCGACCTAGAAAGATTGGAGCAAAATGGACCAACATGCATATTGCTCCTGATGAGAAAATAGAAACATTTGAACTTGATTATGATGGCAAGCGGGATCGGTGGAATGGTTTTGATCCAGCAACCTATGCTCGTGTTATTGAAAAATATGAACAAAGGGATGAGGCTCGGAGGAAGTACTTGAAAGAACAGCAGTTAAGGAAATtggaagagaaaaataataaacaaaaaggaGAAAATGAGGTtagtgatgatgatgaggatgaagataccCTGAAGGATGATGAGGCTAAAGTTGATGAGAGCAAACAGATGGACTTTGCCAAGGTTGAAAAGCGAGTTAGAACTACTGGAGGTGGCAGTACAGGAACTGTAAG AAATTTGCGTATCCGGGAGGACATTGCCAAATACCTTTTAAATCTTGATGTCAATTCAGCTTATTATGATCCAAAGACCCGTTCCATGCGAGAGGACCCCCTTCCTGATGCAGATCCTAACGAGAAATTCTATGGT GGAGACAACCAATATAGAATAAGTGGTCAAGCTTTAGAGTTCAAGCAACTTAATGTTCATGCTTGGGAGGCATTTGAGAAAGGGCAAGATATCCACTTGCAAGCTGCACCTTCCCAAGCTGAATTGCTGTTTAAGGATTTTAAGATAATCAAAGAGAAGTTGAAGTCACAAACAAAGGCTGCCATAATGGAGAAGTATGGAAATGCAGCAACTCAAGAAGAGCTTCCAAAAGAGCTTCTTTTAGGACAAACAGAGAGACAAGTTGAATATGATCGTGCTGGAAGAGTCATTAAAGGCCTG GAGACCTCTCTGCCAAAAAGCAAGTATGAAGAAGATGTATATATTAATAATCACACTAGCGTATGGGGTTCCTGGTGGAAGGATCACCAATGGGGCTACAAATGTTGTAAACAAACCATACGAAACAGCTACTGCACTGGGGCCGCAGGAATTGAAGCTGCCGAGACAGCAGCAGATTTAATGAAGGCAAACATTGAACATAAAGCAGCATCTGAAG ATACTCCTACTCAAGCAGAGGAGAAAAAGCTTGCTGCTTGGGGAACTGATGTGCCTGCTGACCTTGTCCTGGATCAGAAAAAACTTGCCGATGCCCTTAAAAAG GAGGATGAAAGAAAGAGGGAGGAAAAAGATGAGAGGAAGCGCAAGTATAATGTTAGATGGAATGATGAG GTCACTCCTGAGGAGATGGAGGCATATAGGATGAAAAGGGTCCATCATGATGATCCAATGAAAGATTTTCTGCATTAG
- the LOC112711214 gene encoding pre-mRNA-splicing factor SLU7 isoform X2 yields the protein MTHNVKSCMERPRKIGAKWTNMHIAPDEKIETFELDYDGKRDRWNGFDPATYARVIEKYEQRDEARRKYLKEQQLRKLEEKNNKQKGENEVSDDDEDEDTLKDDEAKVDESKQMDFAKVEKRVRTTGGGSTGTVRNLRIREDIAKYLLNLDVNSAYYDPKTRSMREDPLPDADPNEKFYGGDNQYRISGQALEFKQLNVHAWEAFEKGQDIHLQAAPSQAELLFKDFKIIKEKLKSQTKAAIMEKYGNAATQEELPKELLLGQTERQVEYDRAGRVIKGLETSLPKSKYEEDVYINNHTSVWGSWWKDHQWGYKCCKQTIRNSYCTGAAGIEAAETAADLMKANIEHKAASEDTPTQAEEKKLAAWGTDVPADLVLDQKKLADALKKEDERKREEKDERKRKYNVRWNDEVTPEEMEAYRMKRVHHDDPMKDFLH from the exons ATGACTCATAATGTGAAATCATGCATGGAGCGACCTAGAAAGATTGGAGCAAAATGGACCAACATGCATATTGCTCCTGATGAGAAAATAGAAACATTTGAACTTGATTATGATGGCAAGCGGGATCGGTGGAATGGTTTTGATCCAGCAACCTATGCTCGTGTTATTGAAAAATATGAACAAAGGGATGAGGCTCGGAGGAAGTACTTGAAAGAACAGCAGTTAAGGAAATtggaagagaaaaataataaacaaaaaggaGAAAATGAGGTtagtgatgatgatgaggatgaagataccCTGAAGGATGATGAGGCTAAAGTTGATGAGAGCAAACAGATGGACTTTGCCAAGGTTGAAAAGCGAGTTAGAACTACTGGAGGTGGCAGTACAGGAACTGTAAG AAATTTGCGTATCCGGGAGGACATTGCCAAATACCTTTTAAATCTTGATGTCAATTCAGCTTATTATGATCCAAAGACCCGTTCCATGCGAGAGGACCCCCTTCCTGATGCAGATCCTAACGAGAAATTCTATGGT GGAGACAACCAATATAGAATAAGTGGTCAAGCTTTAGAGTTCAAGCAACTTAATGTTCATGCTTGGGAGGCATTTGAGAAAGGGCAAGATATCCACTTGCAAGCTGCACCTTCCCAAGCTGAATTGCTGTTTAAGGATTTTAAGATAATCAAAGAGAAGTTGAAGTCACAAACAAAGGCTGCCATAATGGAGAAGTATGGAAATGCAGCAACTCAAGAAGAGCTTCCAAAAGAGCTTCTTTTAGGACAAACAGAGAGACAAGTTGAATATGATCGTGCTGGAAGAGTCATTAAAGGCCTG GAGACCTCTCTGCCAAAAAGCAAGTATGAAGAAGATGTATATATTAATAATCACACTAGCGTATGGGGTTCCTGGTGGAAGGATCACCAATGGGGCTACAAATGTTGTAAACAAACCATACGAAACAGCTACTGCACTGGGGCCGCAGGAATTGAAGCTGCCGAGACAGCAGCAGATTTAATGAAGGCAAACATTGAACATAAAGCAGCATCTGAAG ATACTCCTACTCAAGCAGAGGAGAAAAAGCTTGCTGCTTGGGGAACTGATGTGCCTGCTGACCTTGTCCTGGATCAGAAAAAACTTGCCGATGCCCTTAAAAAG GAGGATGAAAGAAAGAGGGAGGAAAAAGATGAGAGGAAGCGCAAGTATAATGTTAGATGGAATGATGAG GTCACTCCTGAGGAGATGGAGGCATATAGGATGAAAAGGGTCCATCATGATGATCCAATGAAAGATTTTCTGCATTAG
- the LOC112711216 gene encoding uncharacterized protein: MSSLKIGKKLQPAKKAWRSISKTVQSRVNKHNIQKSIKNTLHRLIAIFHHLCHLITRSRGHHRSLTTTRTPYAASYYGRSIPAIHIDDLFAESASASTSATNVRVRANNNNIGTSPARGEASRGKRVVVEKKELQRDIDTIEDAWKVVVAKSPMLQVDEKAEEFISKFHLDMKIQKENSLLEFQEMLARGV; this comes from the coding sequence ATGTCAAGCTTGAAGATAGGGAAGAAGCTTCAACCTGCAAAGAAAGCATGgaggagcatctccaaaactgtGCAATCAAGGGTCAACAAACACAACATACAAAAGAGTATCAAGAACACCCTTCATCGCCTCATCGCCATATTTCACCATCTTTGTCACCTCATAACACGTAGCCGTGGCCATCATCGTTCGCTCACTACTACAAGAACACCATATGCTGCTTCTTATTATGGTAGGAGCATACCTGCAATTCACATAGATGATCTCTTTGCCGAGtctgcttctgcttctacttctgCTACGAACGTTCGTGTTCGTGCCAATAACAATAATATTGGTACATCGCCTGCACGAGGTGAAGCAAGCCGAGGCAAAAGGGTTGTGGTTGAGAAGAAGGAATTGCAAAGGGACATAGATACTATTGAGGATGCATGGAAGGTTGTGGTTGCTAAGTCACCAATGCTTCAGGTTGATGAGAAGGCTGAGGAGTTCATCTCTAAGTTTCATCTTGATATGAAGATTCAGAAAGAGAACTCTTTGCTGGAATTTCAAGAAATGCTAGCTAGAGGGGTctaa